In Neisseria perflava, the DNA window TCGACCTGGCGCAATGGCGGGAACACAATATCGCAGCGCAACTGCTGCAAACTGCTACCACCATTGACAAATCCGTTCCCTACGGCGACCAATGCTTTCTAAACACCGTATTTCAAAAAAACTGGCTGCAACTAGAAGAATCTTGGAACTTCCAAACCGGCGCAGTCGAATACTTCCAAAAACGAAACCTCGGCGAAGTATTCCCCAAACCCGACACTGTCCCGCCCGTTATCCACTACACCACACGCGCCAAACCTTGGTTGTGCGATTACGGCAAGATTCCTTTTGAAGAAATCTATTGGCAATACTATTGCGCCGACTGGCCGGAAGCGTAGTCCCAGAAAGGGAATACCCTTCCCTTGCCTCAATTGACCTTAAAACAACCCATCATCAAAAACAAAAGGCCGTCTGAAATCGTTTCAGACGGCCTTTAAGCCATAAAAAAACAGGCAGAACATTCTGCCTGTTTTTTTGTTCAAAACTAACCATAGAGTGAGCATACCACCTTCAATCAGCGTTATCGTTATCCGATTAGATACCGCGCAACAATTCATTCACGCTGGTTTTCGCACGGGTTTGCACGTCCACGCGTTTGACGATAACTGCGCAGTAGAGGCTGTGGCTGCCGTCTTTGGAAGGCATGCTGCCGGATACGACAACCGAACCAGCCGGTACGCGGCCTTGATAGATTTCGCCGGTAGTACGGTCAAAGATTTTTGTGGATTGACCGATGAATACGCCCATAGAAATCACGCTGCCTTCTTCGACAATCACGCCCTCAACGATTTCAGAACGCGCACCAATAAAGCAGTTGTCTTCAATAATGGTAGGGCTGGCTTGCAGAGGCTCGAGGACTCCGCCGATACCGACACCGCCGCTCAAGTGCACGTTTTTACCGATTTGCGCGCAAGAACCGACAGTCGCCCAAGTATCGACCATCGCACCTTCGTCAACGTATGCGCCGATATTGACATAAGAAGGCATCAACACGACATTTTTCGCCACAAAGCTGCCACGGCGGGCAACCGCA includes these proteins:
- the dapD gene encoding 2,3,4,5-tetrahydropyridine-2,6-dicarboxylate N-succinyltransferase, whose amino-acid sequence is MSLQNIIETAFENRAEINPHTVTPEVREAVLETIRQLDSGKLRVAERLGVGEWKVNEWAKKAVLLSFRIQDNEILNDGVNKYFDKVPTKFADWSEDEFRSAGFRAVPGAVARRGSFVAKNVVLMPSYVNIGAYVDEGAMVDTWATVGSCAQIGKNVHLSGGVGIGGVLEPLQASPTIIEDNCFIGARSEIVEGVIVEEGSVISMGVFIGQSTKIFDRTTGEIYQGRVPAGSVVVSGSMPSKDGSHSLYCAVIVKRVDVQTRAKTSVNELLRGI